In Candidatus Micrarchaeota archaeon, one genomic interval encodes:
- a CDS encoding CAP domain-containing protein, which yields MKNLRRVVAGALFALTVAGCAGPSAEARISRGIIREVNKVREIHALEPLAEDRNLDRIAAEHADDMSKHNYCGHGDSKGRTVGERLRNIGALAVGENVGYCAVCNNEWTVDQTCSMFEQRVDLNDVIRTIVNQWLSSAPHRRNILGEYDFTGVAVSIIFDTTYTVRTLPGEHSVEKTEGNLDGANRCYKIFIVQEFADYYLPKILFSKP from the coding sequence ATGAAAAATCTCAGACGGGTCGTTGCAGGTGCACTGTTCGCTCTAACAGTAGCAGGATGCGCCGGACCTTCGGCCGAAGCACGTATCAGCCGTGGGATAATCAGGGAAGTCAACAAGGTTAGAGAAATCCATGCCCTCGAACCGCTTGCTGAAGACAGGAACCTTGACAGGATCGCTGCAGAACATGCCGATGATATGAGTAAACACAACTACTGCGGACACGGGGACAGCAAAGGAAGGACGGTGGGAGAGAGATTGAGAAACATCGGAGCGCTTGCTGTCGGTGAAAACGTCGGGTACTGTGCAGTATGCAACAACGAATGGACTGTTGATCAAACATGTTCCATGTTCGAACAACGCGTTGATTTGAACGATGTAATACGAACAATCGTGAACCAATGGCTATCCTCCGCTCCGCATAGAAGGAACATCTTGGGCGAATACGATTTCACAGGCGTGGCCGTATCAATAATCTTCGATACCACGTACACCGTCAGAACACTCCCGGGAGAACACAGCGTCGAAAAAACCGAAGGAAACCTTGACGGCGCGAACAGATGTTATAAGATATTCATAGTGCAAGAGTTTGCCGATTACTACCTACCAAAAATCTTATTCTCAAAACCCTAG
- a CDS encoding ArgE/DapE family deacylase produces the protein MDVVEVLSELVSVDTSSPGEGYRQITEMITGYLRDLGVDYRVIDGNAPDGKHRPNILGEVNTDSDKTLLIAAHYDVVPPGDGWDTPPFKLTEIDDRLYGRGASDDKAAIAILLSALDETDPKVNLKILFTCDEEVGGRYGLGYITENHPDLLKSDLAWIMDAGTEMISIGCSGVVNGWLRVFGKGSHAGYPHMSDNPIPKLARVIDRLKEFQTMREGKRSVARSPPGSPYDHVWGRFNITVLRSGEKPNMIPEYADAGFDLRLLPEESVDEGLGELKEYLGRVMDELGYSYEIRDVIGHEGYLTRETPEVSRFADIVSSVLDKNIPVGAELGGTDGPFINRLGIPTIGFGPIDPDTRFHQPNEFVRKETLNKMIDVTTKVITEL, from the coding sequence ATGGATGTTGTTGAGGTATTATCCGAGTTGGTTTCGGTGGACACTAGTTCTCCAGGAGAAGGATACCGTCAGATAACGGAAATGATAACTGGATACCTCCGGGATCTGGGTGTTGACTATCGTGTCATTGACGGGAACGCCCCTGACGGTAAACACAGACCCAACATACTTGGAGAGGTTAATACCGATTCGGATAAAACGTTGTTGATCGCTGCCCATTACGACGTTGTCCCACCTGGTGATGGTTGGGATACGCCTCCCTTTAAACTTACTGAGATAGATGATCGTTTGTACGGTCGTGGAGCAAGCGATGATAAGGCTGCCATCGCGATCCTGTTATCCGCTCTAGATGAGACTGATCCTAAAGTTAACCTGAAGATCCTGTTCACCTGTGATGAAGAGGTGGGCGGGAGGTACGGTTTAGGTTATATTACCGAAAACCATCCTGATCTACTGAAGAGCGATCTCGCATGGATCATGGACGCCGGTACCGAGATGATCTCTATTGGATGTAGTGGTGTTGTGAACGGATGGCTCCGGGTGTTCGGTAAGGGTTCGCATGCAGGTTATCCTCATATGAGTGATAACCCGATCCCTAAACTGGCTCGGGTGATAGACCGGCTTAAAGAGTTTCAGACTATGCGGGAGGGTAAACGTTCGGTAGCGCGTTCTCCTCCAGGTAGCCCGTACGATCACGTGTGGGGAAGGTTTAACATCACGGTATTACGTTCCGGTGAAAAACCTAACATGATACCCGAGTATGCTGATGCTGGGTTTGACCTTAGATTGTTGCCAGAGGAATCAGTAGATGAGGGGTTAGGTGAATTAAAGGAGTATCTGGGTCGTGTGATGGATGAGTTGGGATACTCTTATGAGATTCGTGATGTGATCGGGCATGAGGGTTATCTTACACGAGAAACACCAGAGGTCTCCCGATTTGCTGACATAGTAAGTTCTGTTTTAGATAAGAATATCCCTGTGGGCGCAGAGTTGGGTGGTACCGACGGTCCGTTCATAAACAGGCTGGGTATTCCCACCATAGGGTTCGGTCCTATCGATCCCGATACTCGCTTTCATCAACCGAACGAGTTCGTACGTAAGGAGACGTTGAACAAGATGATCGATGTGACGACCAAGGTG